The Cygnus atratus isolate AKBS03 ecotype Queensland, Australia chromosome 16, CAtr_DNAZoo_HiC_assembly, whole genome shotgun sequence genome contains the following window.
ATTAACCCTTCTAATCAATGTGGCTACTTTTATACTAATTAATGAATCGAGGCcaaatttgctttctgtctctgaGGTCAGGTGGCATCCTTGCCTGACCACATTTATATTGCATAACACTTcaccctgttttttttctgggcttaACACAGTGTCTCTGTGACTCTAATGcatagtaatttttttattattttttattattaattttttagtattattattttttattattttttattttttcccctctgctcagaTTATGTGATATAAGGTGAAGGCAGACTGAGGTTTTTGTACCATGAAGGGGAGGGGACCTTCTGGGACATGACAGGATGCGGGAAGATGTGAAGCCTGCTGAGCCAGTCCTGAAGTGGTCTTGTCTGTCCCACCAGGCCATACCAGTCTTCACGAATGCTGGTTGCTATGGTCCTAAATCATGCTTGTAAACATGCTTGTTATTAAATACTATGGAGAGTCATTACTCTagtgcttttgctttcttcttgtcCCTATCTTCTTTAACAGTACAGAAAAATCTTATATTACCAACATCATCCCATTGTgcttagagaaggaaaaatggcaTGGAATTAATCCTTggttttaattataaaattaacCTTTAATACTAttgcttgttttgatttcagtttgAAGAGGATATCCTTGATATCTCTCTGGCTATACTGGATCGAAGCTTGAACCACCGCAAAGATCCATCCACTGATGTATCCAACAGAAACAGTCCCATCTATGTGAGCAGGGTTATTAGTGCTATGGTAAAGTGATCAATTAGTTACAGCTGCACtaacaaaaaacacaatacTTAATGTTTTATAGAATGTGCTATATTTTTTGCTGCAAGAATAGGTAGAAAAGTGGTAAAACAGAGTTttattctcaagaaaaaaatgccccTAAAGGTTTAATTTACCTTCTTCCCAAAAGTTTGCTCATAACTGAAGGAATGAAGAATGTTTCCAAGACCGTTCAGGCCGTTAGATCTTTTCACTCATTTAGAAAGTATGTGTCCACTCTGAAATCATatgctctgtttttcaaataccAAAAGCggcatgaaatattttggaaaactaGTATTGGTATGGCTGCATTTAATGTGTTAATTTAGTATTCTTCACTTCAGGGGAGTTCGTTCAATGAGGCCTGGATGCATTTCCTTCAATAAATAGTTACATCTCTCCACAACAACTCCCCATCCTCACACACCTACAAACGCACAAccaggcaaattaaaaaattttCATTCTATAAATACTACATGCCTTTTCACATTCCTTATCTGAGGCTGATACTTTACAGACTTGATCTTTTTCACCCTTTTAGACGGCACTTGATTTTGGCAATTTCAATTTCAGTATGAAGTTCATAACTCTACTTAGATGTACAAAACTACTGAAAGTAGGAATAccgaagaaaaaaaatcattaaaaaacaacttactCTTTTCTGTAGATGACACTATATGACAGCAGGATATTAAAATGGATGTGTATGAATACATGCAAGCACATTTAAAACGTCTGAGCAAGCTAAATGTACTATACGAATATTTGCAATACATGGACATTCAGAGAAAATACATGCTTCTTGTAGCTTCCATAAAAATGACTTGAGAATGTGACCCGATAGTGAATAAACAATGTAACAGTAATATGACATACAAGAAGATGAAAGTCatcagggggtgtagtgataggacaaagactaatggtttaaaactaaaagatggtagatttagattagatattaggatgaaattctttactggtgaggcactggaacaggttgcccagagaagttttGGAGGTCCCTTCCCTGGACGTGTTCAAGAGCAGGGTTGGGCAGTATGATCCAGTGGAAGGTGTCGCTGGcaatggcagggggttggaactagatgatcttttaagttcccttccaacacaaaccattgtatgattctatgattctgtccgtttccctctctccctttttctgtaaatattgtAATTCTCTCAtgagaaggcttttttttcaggttaacaGCAATGATGAAAAGGGAGTAGTGGAAGGGAAGTGGAATGGAAAGTACTGTTCAGGAACCAACCCCTTGCACTGGAGTGGAAGCGTGACCATTCTTCGAAAGTGGTACAGAGGGAGATACAAACCCGTCCGGTACGGCCAATGCTGGGTCTTTGCAGGAGTAATGTGCACAGGTATACGTTAAAGGGAGAATGCTATCAGAAAGGAAGCTTACTagaatttctgtagtttttaaCCTTGTGATGTTATTGTAGAGGCTGCTGCAGTTTTGATGGAGAGAGTGAAGAACCTCTGCTATATATGCATGAaggctttttcttccatttttatacAGGCATGGATTGTCATATGGCAGCCCAGTATTGCCAGTCAGCACATAAGGTGGAAAGCTGTCTGCCAGGCTGGGCTCTAGAAACGAATGAGGTTTCGTATTTCATAGCTAGAAATCAGAGAAAACCAGTGCTCTTTTAAGTGTGGCTCCTGACAGTTTTCTACTGTTTTGTCTAGCCTAATGGACACAAAAACAAGTTACAATGCTTAGGGCTTGTAAAGGGAGCTGCGAGAGAGGAAAAGCATTTCATCCTAGCAGTTTCCACTCAGAGCTGCGCTGAGAGACAAGGGTCACTTtgaggaaaacacaaaggaaaaataaagcaattgaGAGAGATgtctcagagaggaaaaagaagcagatagaagagaaacaaatacaGGGAGAGAATGGGGGAGAGAACAAGATGAAGaatgaaagattaaaataaatgtgtgaatTTAACTCTTCTTAAAAAGAACACGGCAGCTAACAATGTCAAGTGAGTGTGGAACTGTCTTCTAAACAATTGTGTACAATGACTATGTGACATCCTTGTACCGTATCTGAGGGATGCTTCTGAGGGTTTCTTTCACCACTGAAAGCATATACAGTAGACTGCTATAccaagaaaaatggagaaatactTTCTATATGTCTGTCAAATGCGTTTAGAGAACTTTTGTGGTATTCTATATTGCAGTTCTGAGATCTTTGGGAATACCTACCCGTGTTATCACAAACTTTAACTCTGCCCATGATAGGAATATTAACCTGAGTATTGATAAATACATTGACGTTTCTGGAAAGACCCTGCACTTGACTGAAGACAGCGTGtggtaaatattatttttttcttaatatttcttcCATTATATTTTCCTCTAATTGCAAGATGTAGAATTACACTCATTACACTCCTGAAAGCCTACCTCATACTCCCAAAGATATAAAACCCCATACCAAAATAATCAACAGAACAGAGtgttcagaaatgcaaagtgtAGTCGGTTTCACCATTCTGAAGAATTACTAGTGGAGATATTGGTGCTATTGTTATTCAACAcacaatttgaaaatataacttctaattttgtctttactgcataacaattttaatttttctaaaggaaagtTAAAGAAATAGATTAACTGTTTGTCTTTGATTCCTAGAACTCTCAGAAGTCCGTAAGTTTTAGACCCAGCTCCTATGCTATATGCTGTTGATTGTCTCAGTCTTTCATGATTACCATTACACACCCCTTGCACCATATTAGAGGTTACTAAAGTAAAAGCAGTATGTTTaatacagcagagaaaaatcccATGTCACCCCATCATAGGAAGGACATGCTATTTCTTTCACCTCGGAGAAGTTAGCTGTTGAATATGATGCTTCAGAGAAACAAGTGCACAGAAACTATTACACTGCAAATGTGCATTGTACTGCATGTACCAGTATTTCAGTCCCTAAGCACCCTATACCATTTGGAGTAATTTGGACAAGAGTGACACAGATCTGAATAGCTGACTCtgcaataaatacattttaatttcttttttttttttttatgtaacatCCCAATATTTCTGAGAGATCTCAAcccagaaaacaggaaaaaagggagaaagaaatactCAAGAAAGGAGGCAGCGGTTGGTCTCTCTACAGAGGAGTTATCGTTCACTCCACTAGGGTTATTTCTTGCATTGCAACACAAATGTACCAAGTCTTTCAACACAGAATGAATTGTATTAATCTGAGATTTCCTATTCTTCTTCCCTTACAGGAATTTCCATGTCTGGAATGAAAGCTGGTTTATTAGAAGAGATCTTGGTTCTTTTTATGATGGATGGCAGGTTTTGGATGCAACACCCCAGGAAAGAAGCAAAGGTAACACTgctgtaaatataaaaagatgtAGATATTGTTACTCCTAAACATTGCTACTAGAATTGCAGGATAACCTTTCTGTCAGCCTCTGGATTCCTACCAGCATTcaaaatcttactttttctgaccctctgccagcacaaaaacaaatgcatcttAGGTTCATTCATCTCACTCTTGCTTGCCTTAGCTCCTAATATTACACAAATTCATAAAATGATGCAAAATAACTAAGGTTAGAAAGGACTTCTGGAGATTGATTACTCCAACACTCTGCTCAGTGCACAGTTAATCATAGCAGGTTTctcaggaccatgtccagttgggttttaaatatttctaaggatggagactccacaacctctctggcaaactgctccagtgtttgaccacccaCATAATAAAACAggttttttcttatgtttaaatggaattttctgtgtttcaatttgcacccactgcctcttgtcctttcactggATATCACTGAGGAGAGTCTGATTCTGTCATCTTTATACCTTCCCACCATATATTTAAACACATCGACAAGATTCTGCCCAGTTTCTTCAGACTGAACAGTCACTGTTCTCGTCCCTTAaacatttttgtggccctctgcaGGACTTCCTCCCTTATGTCCATGtatttcttgtactggggaacccagaactggacacagcactccagaatTGGTCTCGCCAATAGATCAGTAGAGGGGTAGGATTGCcccccttgacctgctggcaatgcgCTTCCTAATGCGGTCACAGATGTTGTTTGCCTTCCTTGCTtcaagggcacactgctggcatTACATATTTGCTGTCTTGCATTGGACAGAtttagcagcaaaacaaattaaaaatccatCTAGTAAGATGCTAAGTAAAAATTTCAGAGCTTACAGGGTTTTAGAGTAACAGGGTTGAACCAAAGActttacaacagaaaagaaaatatgccaTATGACCCTAGCCTATATTTCATAGGACACACTGGAATGGGTAGGAAGATAATTCATACGGTGTTCCTGTGACATGCAACAACATAGAATATAGGTAAAAAACTACATGATAAGGGCCACAAATTGTTCTCTGGTTCTGAAACCAAGTGATATAGAATGGCTTTTGTTCACAGCACTGAACTCTCCCTCCCAGACCAACcgaccaaccaaccaaaaatacAGCACAGCCCGCTGGGAACAttggcaagggaaaaaaaaatcactaagaaGCTTGCTAGCAAGTAAACAGTGTGGATGACCACCTGGGCTCACACTcttgctttggttttatttgctaATACAGACAAATTTACTGATCTTATCTGATGAGCCCCATCAAAAGATTCATTAATTTAGCCATTTAAAACCTTCCAAATGCCAGATAAGCTGCCTCTTATTCCCCACTCCTCAGATTACCGAATTTAActtcttgtttcttctgaatGCACGTGCGGCATTGATGACTCACATCTCATAAGTCTGACTGTACTTCTGACGCAGCTCCCATTCTCTCCTCACCTTTCATTTGACAAGTTAGCATACAGCCCTGCAAGCTTTGGAGGGTTAGAATAACTCACACAGCACACATCACAGAAAGTGTTAGCTATACCTTTTTAGCCTTacagcctcctctctgcctgcacCTTTTGATAGAAAATGTATGTGGAATTTCTGACATGCTGTACCATAATGTATAGACCCAGAAACAATGGACTTTATCCAAACATGTCTTTAGAGTGACTACCTTTTTCTGTCAGCATGAGGATTTGTGGACTGTAGCTGATCTTTCACAATAGGTAGTCATTTAACTTTTCTCTCCTTAATATAGGCATATTTCAGTGTGGCCCTGCCTCCACCAAAGCCATTAAGGAAGGGGATGTGAACCTGGATTATGACAGTTCATTTGTGTTTGCAGCAGTGAATGCTGACTGTGTTACTTGGATTCACTatagcaacaaaagaaaagagagaatttaCTCCAATACTAGGAAGATTGGAAAATTTATCAGCACCAAAGCAGTGAGCACCAACTCCCGGGTGGATGTCACTGATAATTACAAATATCCAGAAGGTAAATTCTTTATTACAGGTGTCTTTGCCATCAATggtcagaaatgaaaaggatttAGGCTTCTGTTGGATTGGACACTGACTtactttctttgcttcttttggaAAAGAGTGTGAATTTTCAATGGCTCAGGACTCATTGTCAGAAGACAGTGATTAAATATAGATGTTATGGCCCTTGATGAAATACTGGTTTATTTAACACACAGTCAAAGCTACTTATGTAAAAGATTCTGTCCCAGCAGTCCTGATCAGGTGGTGAGAATATTTCTGTCATGACATGCAGTAACAGCCTTTCTGGAGAGTTATGCGGGCAGAGTTTCTGcaaaaggaaggattttttcACTGTTACTTTCAGAGGAGATGGCAATTGACCCAGCTTATGCAGGAGAAGTGAGATCTCCCAGGAGTTATCTTTCTACTGCTAACAGCTTCTAACAGGCATCCATGAACAGCCAGCTAAAGCTAACAGCCAAGTTTTACTTTCCAGCCTTTGTGGCTAGGtatattcatttgctttttgtcaAATTTAGCCTTTAGGTAAGGCTTCACTTTTTCCTCTCATATATTTTTgccctcctcagctttcccaAACTGTATTTACTGAGAGCAATTTTGGCTCGATTGCACTATGTCCAGTATGTATGAGATCTCTTAACCGTGTTATCTTTTAAAGCAGGATCCTTGAAAGAAAGGCAGGTGTACAAAAAAGCACTGAAGCTGCTTGGTGTGAGCAGCACTGGAAGAAGAACCAAAGTTACAAGACGTAGAAGACGATTTTCAGTAGCACAGAGACAAAATATGACAGCGCCCACAGGAAAACCTACTATCTCAGGGAAGCTGAACCTGGATGCATCTCCTGTAATTGGCCAGGATATCCTCCTTACCTTGTCACTGAGGAACTTGATCACAGATTTCAAGACCATAAAGGTTAAACTGAGTGCTTCAGCTGTTCTCTACACAAGAAAACCAAAGGCAGAGATTTTGCAGTGGTCTAGGTCTATTCAACTTGGATCTGAAGaaggtaattttaattttattacagcTCAAGACAAGATATAGCTCTAGTTTGTGGCCAGATCACAGACATCATGAATGGCTCAAGCAGTGCATGACCTACCAATGGTTGGAGGTTAAGGCTAtttgagagaagagaaaaatacatacttgCCCTGTCTTAAGCATTTGCTTTTAGACACTGTCAAGAAAGATACTGACCTGGGTGACCCTTTGTCTGACCCAGCACAGCCACTATTAGTTCTACATTGTGACATTTTTTGCTAAGAGAAAACAACTAAGAGAGACACTGGAGACTACTCGGCTACCAGCTGCCGGTAAGCAAAGTACAGAGATAAAGTAATGGGagaaatgtatatatttcttttgcagCAGTAGGACAGTAACTACAAATTGCACTGACAGGTACATTACCTGCAGATGCAGGGCTTTTGCCCTGCTGTTATATGGACAATACTGAAAAATGAGTTGTAGTACAGATGAATGTGACTACCCTCCCAAACTAATCCAAGACATCACAATTCTTTTCACTACTCCAGCGGTAGATGAGGATTTTTTCTCAGTGTACTGAGAACCATTGCCTTCCTCAGGGGCACACATACCAAATGTGCACCCTCTTTCAGGAAGGGGCTGAACAGCTGCATCTGAAAGGGCATTTAAACCAGGCCATCTTTTCAATTCTGCCTCCTTTGCAAGGACAGAACATGAAATTCCCAGCTTCAGATTCATGAGAAAACCACCAGCAGGGGTTACCACAAATATCCATCCTCAGCAACTACCGACCTGTATCTGATCATTTAGTGTTTGATGTGAATGTAAATAGAAGTCACCTATGAGCGTCATTCCTGTCTACAAGCTGCCAACATCCACAAATGTACAGTCCCAGGGTGATACTTTTGTTTCTCCCTAAAATATAGGCATATTAAAGATACATGGTACTtagacacagaaaataaaggggGAAATTTCTGCTTCTATTTGCATTCCAGTGAAAGAAATTCCATTCAAGATCTCCTACTCCCAGTACAAAAATGCTCTGATGGATGACAGGAAGATCCTAGTGACTGCTCTGTGTGAAGTCAGACAGGGAGCCTCACTTCTAATGGAGAAGGATATTTTACTTCAGGATCCTTTTCTCACCATCAAGGTAAAATCTAGTCTCCTCTGTGTTCCTAGAGAGACATGTTGAGAAGAAGCAACCAGAATCCTTCACACCATCTACTCCTCATGAGAAGGGACGTGCAAAGCGAAATCATACGTTAGGGTGATTTGATCTTGTTGCTCCAGTAATAAGCCACATGAcacaagtgaaatgaaatacacTATAGAAAAGCAAATCTCTCCAAGACATTGCTGTGCACTTATGTTCTTAACAGTGCTTGCTGACATGGCAGTGATAAATGTCTCAGTATTATGAGGGTTACAAGGTAAGATTGTCTCCAGAGAAACAGAcagacaaagacagaaagatcTAGTCTATATCTAGGTCTACACTTTTGTCAGGGAAGTCTGATCattctctttgattttatttaggAGGCCTGATTTTTACGAAAGAGTAGCCGACTAGCTGGTAATGCCTGGGGATGCGAGGCTAGTTATTACTAATATTCAAGAATAGTCTTTCACCTTATTAGGAAAAGTGGCACTTTCCACCTTCTGTAGCATCTTTCTATATGATTAGTAGTTAAACTGTAGACATTTTTTCACTTAAGGCTGACTTCTGACAAATGCTGCACAATAGGCAAAGAACAATTTTTAGTCTACAGGAAAGACCGTGTGTCGTGTCTGCCCAGGAACAGTCCTGGGTTTGCACAGCCCATCACATCCACGTAAACTAGTTTAACAATATTTGGGACATTTCAGCACGTTCACACGCTACATCAGCTCTGTGAATCAAACGCTACCTATCTGCCTACTGTATTGTAAACAACCTAGAGGGAATGCGATAATTCTCAGAGTATCTCAGAGCCTCCAGACTAGATCAGACCTCTCAAACCACTCTGTCAGTAGCATACAGGAAATCGAAGGTTATACACAGGAataaaaaactgaatttttattagTTCTGGTGAGTTCTGAATACCAAGCTCTAGAGAGACTTTGTGTAAAATCTTCTGTACTATATCACGCAGGTCACCTTACCAGGGCAGACACTTGAATTAAATTACTTCAATTTAGTGACCAAGGTTcaaaagggttttgtttttctgttgattgAAACTTctgtatataaacatacattCAATGGCAGACAAATGCAATTTGGGTGCTGGACTTCTCCATTATGTTAATTAACACTATTATTACCTATGAAGATAACCAGATACACCAATTCTATGTTATCTCAGTCAGAATAAGGTAATGAATACGTTTATTTGCTATTTCACATTCTAATTCTATTGCCTGAGATGCCACAACCCACCTCCGTCTCACACCTCTCATGTTTTCTAATCCTAAACCTTCCATTTAGCCTAACTAAAGCTAATTTCACTTAAGCTGCCTACAGTAGTTAGTCATATATGCCAAGTTAATACTTGTATTCTTATTCTGTTATCACTCTTCATAAGTATCATACACTATATAATACTTAACACCATACTCTGGCCTAGTTAAAAAGTTAGGACTGAATGGTAGATTCTACAGTAGTTTGTTGTTCCTCAGCCACACTGGAGGGCTGAATCAAGCTCTGCACTCTGATGCCTGAAAATATGTACATGGATTAATTCCTGACTCCTCCCTATCTAGGAGATCATAAGAAGGTAAGCAGTTTgcagtggaaatgaaaagagaaaaccatGAGAAAGAAGTGTGACTAATGCTGTGACTGAGCagaatgttttctctctgtagGTCTTTGGTCCAACAGTGGTACACAAGGCTGCTAATGTGCAGGTCACATTTACCAACCCACTGTCTGAAATGGTGACAGACTGTGTCCTGAGAGCAGAAGGTAGTGGCTTGCTCAAAGAACAGCTCCAAATCAAGTATGTAAATTATGTCCGGCCAATAACTCATTCACTTTGGTGAGAAATCTAGAATAcaagttgtgtttttaaaaagattctGTCAACCCATGACTTTTGTTTGCAGTGAGCTTGGACAAAATATCATCATGCTAGCACTCTCCATATCTAGTTGGAATTTGTACCTCCTCTACCAAACTctgaattacagaatggttCAGGAGTGGAGAGATGGCCTGCTTCTAATTAGCGTATAACTTGGACCACTGTAGTTAGTGACTGGATTacataaaaggcaaaaatttcaaaactttcttctttttgtagtttgcaaaaaggaaaaaaaaaaaaaacctcgAAGGATAAGAGGAAAAGTGATGGTATCattttttcatcaaatattAAATTACTAAAGAGCCAGGACATATAccataatgaaatatttgaatacaTCCACTGATATCATACTGATAAGAAATTGTTCTCCCCTCTCCTTTACGGTTattattttggaaacatttttaaaatctccaaAATATTTACGTTGATGGAGTTAGCACCAAgaaactgaaagggaaaaaaaaaagagataggAGAAGCTGGATAATGATGTTAATTACTGAGATTTCACTGACACTGAACATGAAATTCAAGTCTAGTGTTGAGGGGGCCGTGAACATGGTAGGCTATGTCCATCTGTGGAGTATACAGCCACACCAGTAAAGTACTCtgacatttccttttcataCTGTCTTACATTTGGGAACTCTGAAGAATACATGACGAgaatttctctgctgcttgaaCTTACAAACACGTTCTCTCTTTTAGTGTGGCACGAATGGCCCCCATGGAGTCCTCAACAACTGAGTTTGAGATCATTCCCTACAAGAGTGGCACAAGGCAGCTTCAGGTGGACTTGGTTTCCAACCATTTTTCAGACGTTAAGGGATTTGTGATGCTTGATGTGACTCCCGTCCAGTGATACAACCTATACATCCATTCATTTTGTCTTAGTTACTGGTGCACTGTTCAAGTGTTATTATGACTAGAAACATAGACATGCAGATTACTTGGCCAACGAGATGtgatatgaaaataaatcaattttaaaagctactATACAGtattcttttccaaattttgcAAAGCTCGGAAACAAGTTTCAGACAAAGCCAAAACTGATACCTATACTGCTTTGTTGATAGAAATGGTGTAAATACTTTCTATCTGCACTTTTCTGACTTAAGCACAGATAAAAGCTTTCAGGACTTATATGCAACTCTGGCCTGACTGCTGTgtttcattgcatttttaatagaaatgacagcaagaaaaagGTGCCAATTTGGAAGATTTATTGCAGGAAAAACTGGCTGAGCTATCATCCTGGCCCAAAATGAAGGACACCAAACTTTATCCTCTTCATAAAGGAACTGCAGCAATTGTCTTGGATTATTTACAAAGGCTTTGCTAAGTCTAAACATGAGtaatttcctgaaaagaaaaaataaatgtccgTAGAGATACCGCTTTAGATGCTCTCTGGCTTTGTAGTCTCTTCTAGTTTAAATCTATTCTAGGACTAATAGGCTGTAGTAGTGATCAGAAGCTATAATCAGCACAGGAAATCGGTCAATGGATTGGTCCTAATTATTTTGGAATTATGCACTTCGATTAAAGTGCAGTGGAGGTCTGGGGGAAATGATGGGTGTTTTTACTTTGCTCCAGTTCAAAAACTTCTCACTGTACTATCTGAAGAATTGGACGAACTTGTCAGAGACCACTTGAGAAAAAGCAGCCTGtgatgtgtatttttgttttgtactggCACTACCTTCAAGATTGTTACCTGCCTAgacctgctgctctgtgctttaCCCAAACCTTTATCTGTATCTTACAAAACCATTGTATCCACCCTCCTGACTTATGACCTGTTCCCTTTCACACTTGTATCACCAATCAGacgggaaaaaaataaaatataaaaaaagaccgatttttctgtctgcaaaggGAGATACTGGGTAATACTTCCAGAAGTGCTCAGGAAGAAGATGATGGGTAAAAGAGGCTCAGGACAATATAATCAGGATATAT
Protein-coding sequences here:
- the LOC118258430 gene encoding protein-glutamine gamma-glutamyltransferase 6-like; protein product: MFSTNLPCIFLALKITNINWQSKLNKAAHHTSDYNNTEVILRRGQAFTISLCFRTIVQPWDNFTFIASTGPSPAESQQTKVIFNLSEEGASGWSATQEHSEHGCMNFTIVSPANAVIGRYKLKLQIDSGNKVSSALLGQFVLLFNPWCPNDDVYMANEKDRQEYVLNDSGIIFHGLEKYIQQEAWNYGQFEEDILDISLAILDRSLNHRKDPSTDVSNRNSPIYVSRVISAMVNSNDEKGVVEGKWNGKYCSGTNPLHWSGSVTILRKWYRGRYKPVRYGQCWVFAGVMCTVLRSLGIPTRVITNFNSAHDRNINLSIDKYIDVSGKTLHLTEDSVWNFHVWNESWFIRRDLGSFYDGWQVLDATPQERSKGIFQCGPASTKAIKEGDVNLDYDSSFVFAAVNADCVTWIHYSNKRKERIYSNTRKIGKFISTKAVSTNSRVDVTDNYKYPEGSLKERQVYKKALKLLGVSSTGRRTKVTRRRRRFSVAQRQNMTAPTGKPTISGKLNLDASPVIGQDILLTLSLRNLITDFKTIKVKLSASAVLYTRKPKAEILQWSRSIQLGSEEVKEIPFKISYSQYKNALMDDRKILVTALCEVRQGASLLMEKDILLQDPFLTIKVFGPTVVHKAANVQVTFTNPLSEMVTDCVLRAEGSGLLKEQLQINVARMAPMESSTTEFEIIPYKSGTRQLQVDLVSNHFSDVKGFVMLDVTPVQ